A region from the Brassica napus cultivar Da-Ae chromosome C8, Da-Ae, whole genome shotgun sequence genome encodes:
- the LOC106413731 gene encoding uncharacterized protein LOC106413731, which translates to MALDGIVVSSPSRRTQSLKRQWEDLGSCSTVIKRHRYLLTALVLLAFLCTVYLYFAVTLGARHLSCSGLTGKEKAMCQLQHVQALSKGKLKVF; encoded by the coding sequence ATGGCTCTTGATGGGATTGTTGTATCTTCACCATCGAGGAGAACGCAGTCTCTAAAGAGGCAGTGGGAAGATTTGGGCAGCTGCTCCACGGTTATCAAGAGGCATCGATATCTCTTAACAGCTTTGGTGCTTTTGGCCTTTCTCTGCACTGTTTATCTATACTTTGCTGTCACTCTAGGCGCTAGGCACTTGTCGTGCTCTGGCTTGACCGGTAAAGAGAAGGCAATGTGTCAATTACAACATGTCCAGGCTCTCTCCAAAGGGAAGCTGAAAGTTTTCTAG
- the LOC106412155 gene encoding wall-associated receptor kinase-like 4 has translation MMTKTHSLLVVIILVTSLFINGVSSSRKPPDPCNRVCGGLSIPFPFGVGKDCYLNPWYEAVCKSNSVPVLSRINRELVNIYLPDDHVYYSYGVVHIKGPVTSSGCSTGSSQPLTPPPLSATGQGSPYFFTDKNQLVAVGCNAKAVMTDIKSQIIGCKSTCNERNSSQEVRNKICSGDKCCQTRIPEGEPQVLGVDLEIPEGNNNTREGGCNVAFLTSEKYSSVNVTEPEQFHSDGYAVVELGWYFDTSDTRVPNPVGCLNVSDPSQNGGYSSETSCICSYGYFYGFSYRNCYCNSMGYTGNPFLPGGCVDIDECKLEEGRKKCKDQSCVNRPGWFECEPRKPEQLKPVIQGVLIGSALLLFAIGVFGLYKYVKKRRRINRMRKFFRRNGGMLLKQQLARKEGNVEMSRIFSSNELEKATDNFNKNRILGQGGQGTVYKGMLVDGTIVAVKRSKAMDEDKVEEFINEVVVLAQINHRNIVKLLGCCLETEVPILVYEFLPNGDLCKRLRDESDDFKMTWEVRLHISVDIAGALSYLHSAASFPIYHRDIKTTNILLDEKYRVKVSDFGTSRSVTIDQTHLTTQVAGTFGYVDPEYFQSSKFTEKSDVYSFGIVLVELLTGDKPSSRVLSDDNRGFAAHFVNTVKENKVLNIVDVRIKDESNLDQVMAVAKLARRCLNRKGKKRPNMKEAWIELEKIRSATHDSEVHIEEDDDEEDETMQLNVDESWDFEVTAPASIFSSASPTSDAEPLVPLRTW, from the exons ATGATGACAAAGACTCACAGCCTCCTAGTTGTTATTATACTAGTGACCTCTCTGTTCATCAATGGCGTCTCATCATCAAGAAAACCTCCAGATCCGTGTAACAGAGTCTGCGGAGGACTATCAATTCCATTTCCGTTTGGTGTAGGGAAAGACTGCTATCTAAACCCGTGGTACGAGGCTGTCTGTAAAAGCAACTCTGTTCCGGTTCTCTCAAGGATCAACAGAGAATTGGTGAACATCTATCTTCCAGACGATCACGTGTACTATTCTTATGGAGTTGTTCACATCAAAGGTCCCGTGACTTCCTCTGGTTGTTCTACAGGATCATCTCAGCCGCTTACACCGCCGCCTTTGAGTGCCACCGGCCAAGGCAGCCCTTATTTCTTCACGGACAAGAACCAACTCGTGGCGGTTGGTTGCAATGCCAAGGCGGTTATGACGGATATCAAATCGCAGATCATCGGTTGCAAATCAACCTGTAACGAAAGAAATAGTAGCCAAGAAGTCAGAAACAAGATTTGCAGTGGTGACAAGTGTTGTCAGACAAGGATACCAGAAGGGGAGCCGCAAGTTCTAGGAGTTGATTTGGAGATCCCTGAAGGTAACAACAACACAAGAGAAGGAGGATGCAATGTTGCTTTTCTTACAAGCGAGAAGTATTCTAGCGTGAATGTTACAGAGCCAGAACAGTTTCATAGTGATGGGTACGCGGTGGTCGAGCTAGGATGGTACTTTGATACTTCTGATACACGTGTTCCAAACCCTGTTGGTTGTCTGAATGTGTCAGATCCATCACAAAATGGCGGCTACTCGAGCGAAACGAGTTGCATTTGCTCGTACGGCTACTTCTATGGATTCAGCTATAGAAACTGCTATTGTAACTCTATGGGTTACACAGGGAACCCATTCCTTCCAGGTGGTTGTGTAG ACATTGATGAATGTAAACTAGAAGAAGGACGCAAAAAGTGTAAAGACCAAAGTTGCGTGAACAGGCCCGGTTGGTTTGAATGTGAGCCCAGGAAACCAGAACAACTCAAGCCAGTGATTCAAG GTGTTCTTATAGGTTCGGCACTATTGCTTTTCGCCATTGGAGTTTTCGGGTTGTATAAGTATGttaagaagaggaggaggattaaccgaatgaggaagttcttcagaCGTAATGGAGGCATGTTGTTGAAACAACAGTTAGCTAGAAAAGAAGGAAATGTAGAGATGTCCAGGATATTTAGCTCGAACGAGTTGGAGAAAGCTACTGATAACTTTAACAAGAATCGTATTCTTGGGCAAGGAGGTCAGGGGACTGTGTACAAGGGTATGCTAGTTGACGGCACAATCGTGGCAGTGAAGAGATCAAAAGCCATGGATGAAGACAAGGTAGAGGAGTTCATCAATGAAGTCGTTGTTCTCGCACAAATCAACCACAGAAACATTGTGAAACTCTTGGGATGTTGTCTTGAGACGGAAGTTCCGATCTTGGTCTATGAGTTTCTTCCAAATGGAGACTTATGCAAGCGTCTTCGTGATGAGTCTGATGATTTCAAGATGACTTGGGAAGTGCGTCTTCACATTTCTGTAGATATTGCAGGAGCTTTGTCGTACTTGCACTCTGCTGCATCTTTCCCTATATATCATAGAGATATCAAGACTACTAATATACTATTAGATGAGAAATACAGAGTTAAGGTGTCGGATTTTGGAACTTCGAGATCCGTAACCATAGATCAAACTCACTTGACGACTCAGGTTGCTGGTACTTTTGGATATGTGGATCCAGAGTATTTTCAATCGAGCAAGTTTACAGAGAAAAGTGATGTTTATAGTTTCGGAATCGTCCTTGTGGAGCTTTTGACCGGAGATAAGCCGTCCTCACGTGTCTTGTCTGATGACAACAGAGGCTTTGCAGCTCATTTTGTCAACACCGTGAAAGAGAACAAAGTTCTGAACATAGTTGACGTTCGGATCAAAGATGAAAGCAATCTGGACCAAGTGATGGCAGTGGCGAAACTAGCTAGGAGATGTTTAAACCGAAAAGGGAAGAAGAGGCCAAACATGAAAGAGGCTTGGATTGAGCTGGAGAAGATTCGTTCAGCAACTCATGATTCAGAGGTTCATATTGAGGAAGACGATGACGAAGAGGATGAAACCATGCAACTTAACGTTGATGAGAGTTGGGACTTTGAGGTGACTGCTCCAGCTTCCATCTTTAGTAGTGCATCTCCAACGTCTGATGCTGAGCCTCTGGTTCCTCTACGTACATGGTGA
- the LOC106412156 gene encoding wall-associated receptor kinase-like 5: MKTASYNFLCTVVYVLTLQLITGSSSAATPPPPRPEGNSSTSCIRTCGGISIPFPFGIGEKDCYLNNWYEVVCNTTVPFLSRIKTEVVNISLPDGNKPYGVVHIKGPVTSLGCSSQGLIKSTPGLNVTGRGSPYFLTDQNRLVAVGCGAKASLTDIESEMIGCESSCQDSKRSQQVTNSVCDGYRCCQARIPLERPQVIGVNIDVTGGEGCRVAFLTNQRYSPKNVTAPEQFHSLGYALVELGWYFGTSDSCFRSPLGCRNMTRFSSYTSFDKCGCEYQYFSGMSYRNCYCNNGYTGNPYVKHGCIDIDECKGHNSCGERTCVNWPGSYSCDPKVTKPQKTSVLQGVLIGLGVLLFVLGVLGLYKLVKKRRKIIRSKKFFKRNGGLLLKQQLTTTKEGNVEMSRIFSSKELKKATDNFSVNRVLGKGGQGTVYKGMLVDGRIVAVKRSKLVDEDKMQEFINEVALLSQINHRNIVKLLGCCLETEVPILVYEYIPNGDLYQRLHDESDDYNMTWEVHLRIAIEIAGALSYMHSASSFPIYHRDIKTTNILLDEKYRAKVSDFGTSRSVTVDQTHLTTLVAGTFGYMDPEYFLSSQYTDKSDVYSFGVVLVELITGEKPLTRVRSEEGRGLAADFLEAIKENRVFDIVDDRIKEESKLDQVMAVAKLARRCLSRKGRKRPNMREVSIELERIRLSHEDLEGHINTDNEEDQAMEIKIINQLI, from the exons ATGAAGACAGCTTCTTACAACTTTCTATGTACTGTAGTTTATGTCCTAACTCTGCAGCTCATCACTGGCTCATCCTCAGCAGCAACACCACCACCTCCACGTCCAGAAGGTAACTCTTCAACTTCCTGCATTAGAACCTGTGGAGGAATCTCGATACCGTTCCCTTTCGGAATAGGCGAGAAAGACTGCTATCTCAACAACTGGTACGAGGTTGTCTGTAACACCACCGTACCGTTCCTCTCACGGATCAAAACCGAAGTGGTGAACATCTCTCTCCCAGACGGTAATAAACCATACGGAGTGGTTCACATCAAAGGTCCCGTGACTTCTTTGGGCTGCTCTAGTCAAGGACTGATAAAGTCAACGCCAGGTTTGAATGTCACGGGAAGAGGCAGTCCATATTTTCTCACCGACCAAAACCGTCTGGTGGCGGTTGGTTGCGGTGCCAAGGCGTCTCTTACAGATATAGAATCAGAGATGATAGGTTGTGAATCGAGCTGCCAAGACAGTAAACGTAGTCAGCAAGTAACAAACTCGGTCTGCGATGGTTACAGATGTTGTCAGGCAAGGATACCATTAGAACGTCCACAAGTCATAGGTGTGAATATAGATGTCACAGGAGGAGAAGGGTGCAGAGTTGCCTTCTTGACTAACCAGAGGTACTCGCCGAAGAATGTAACAGCGCCAGAACAGTTTCATTCGTTGGGGTATGCGTTGGTAGAGCTAGGATGGTACTTTGGTACTTCGGATTCTTGCTTTAGGAGTCCCTTAGGTTGTAGAAATATGACTCGTTTCAGTTCTTACACGTCCTTTGATAAATGCGGTTGCGAGTATCAGTACTTCTCTGGGATGAGTTATAGGAACTGTTATTGCAATAATGGCTACACAGGGAACCCATACGTTAAACATGGCTGCATAG ACATAGATGAATGCAAAGGACACAACAGTTGTGGAGAAAGGACTTGTGTGAACTGGCCTGGATCATATAGCTGTGATCCCAAAGTAACCAAGCCTCAAAAGACCTCTGTACTTCAAG GTGTTCTTATAGGTCTAGGAGTGTTGTTGTTCGTCCTCGGAGTCTTGGGGCTGTACAAACTCGTGAAAAAGCGAAGGAAGATCATCCGCAGCAAGAAGTTCTTTAAACGTAACGGAGGCTTGCTGTTGAAACAGCAACTAACCACCACTAAGGAGGGGAATGTAGAAATGTCGAGGATCTTTAGCTCAAAGGAATTGAAGAAAGCCACGGATAACTTCAGCGTGAACAGAGTCCTTGGGAAAGGAGGTCAGGGCACAGTGTACAAAGGAATGCTGGTGGATGGGAGGATCGTTGCGGTTAAAAGATCGAAACTTGTGGACGAAGACAAGATGCAAGAGTTCATCAACGAAGTCGCACTTCTCTCACAGATAAACCACAGAAACATTGTGAAACTCTTGGGATGTTGCTTGGAGACAGAAGTTCCGATCCTGGTTTACGAATATATTCCCAATGGAGATCTGTACCAGCGTCTTCATGATGAATCAGATGATTACAACATGACTTGGGAAGTGCATCTTCGCATAGCTATAGAGATAGCGGGAGCACTTTCATACATGCACTCAGCTTCATCGTTTCCGATATACCATAGAGATATCAAGACTACCAATATACTGTTGGACGAGAAGTACAGAGCCAAGGTGTCTGATTTTGGAACTTCGAGATCGGTAACAGTAGATCAAACTCACTTGACAACACTAGTTGCAGGCACTTTTGGGTACATGGATCCAGAATACTTCTTGTCGAGCCAATATACTGACAAGAGCGATGTTTATAGTTTTGGGGTTGTACTTGTGGAGCTCATAACCGGAGAAAAACCATTGACTCGTGTCCGGTCTGAAGAAGGAAGAGGATTGGCAGCTGATTTTCTTGAGGCCATTAAAGAAAACAGAGTGTTTGACATCGTTGATGATCGGATCAAAGAGGAAAGCAAGCTGGACCAAGTGATGGCAGTCGCAAAACTAGCTCGAAGGTGTCTAAGCCGAAAAGGTAGGAAGCGGCCAAACATGAGAGAGGTTTCAATTGAGCTGGAGAGGATCCGTTTATCACATGAGGATTTAGAGGGTCATATAAATACCGACAATGAAGAGGACCAAGCCATGGAGATCAAGATAAttaatcaactgatttga
- the LOC106415782 gene encoding uncharacterized protein LOC106415782 yields the protein MPFWIRESSKAEISYQNIEWLINHRSLRKPWEREADNICQKSSLSSPMANASTTLFALSSSIPTRLSLPRRSESLKLVVPVAMASSASTAKKVAPAVIVGDGRVGRALQEMGSGDDLLVKRGEPVPVDFEGPIFVCTRNDDLDAVLEATPQSRWKDLVFFQNGMMEPWFESKGLVDTDQVLAYFAVSKLGEPPVDGKTDTNPEGLTAAYGKWASAVAARLQSGGLSCKVLDKESFQKQMLEKLIWICAFMLVGARHPGASVGTVENEYRDEVSRLIQELAAAASAEKGLTFEEDMVERLCAYSRAVAHFPTAVKEFKWRNGWFYSLSEKANAEGKPDPCPLHTEWLRELKVI from the exons ATGCCGTTTTGGATCCGTGAGTCATCCAAAGCCGAGATAAGCTATCAAAACATCGAGTGGCTAATAAACCATCGCTCTTTACGTAAACCATGGGAGAGAGAGGCCGACAACATTTGTCAGAAAAGCTCATTATCATCGCCAATGGCTAACGCCAGCACCACTCTGTTTGCTCTCTCCTCCTCCATTCCCACTCGCCTCTCTCTCCCCCGTCGCTCTGAATCTCTTAAACTCGTCGTGCCAGTGGCTATGGCCTCCTCTGCTTCCACCGCTAAAAAGGTGGCTCCTGCTGTGATCGTAGGCGACGGGAGAGTCGGAAGAGCGTTGCAGGAGATGGGTAGTGGCGATGACTTGTTGGTGAAGAGAGGAGAACCAGTTCCTGTTGATTTCGAAGGACCCATTTTCGTTTGTACGAGGAATGATGATCTTGATGCTGTTCTTGAAGCTACTCCTCAGTCTAGATGGAAAG ATTTGGTGTTCTTCCAAAATGGAATGATGGAGCCTTGGTTTGAGAGCAAAGGTTTGGTTGATACAGACCAAGTGTTGGCTTATTTCGCTGTGTCAAAGCTTGGTGAGCCTCCCGTTGATGGAAAGACTGACACTAACCCTGAAGGTTTAACTGCTGCTTATGGAAAATGGGCTTCTGCTGTAGCTGCAAGGTTGCAATCTGGTGGCCTCTCTTGCAAG GTTCTTGACAAAGAATCGTTTCAGAAGCAGATGTTGGAGAAACTCATTTGGATTTGCGCCTTTATGCTTGTTGGAGCTCGTCACCCAGGAGCAAGTGTGGGCACGGTGGAGAACGAGTACAGAGATGAA GTGTCAAGACTGATCCAAGAACTTGCAGCTGCTGCATCTGCAGAGAAAGGACTGACCTTTGAAGAGGATATGGTGGAGAGACTGTGCGCTTATTCTCGAGCTGTTGCTCATTTCCCGACCGCTGTTAAAGAA TTTAAATGGAGGAATGGTTGGTTTTATTCGCTCTCAGAGAAAGCGAATGCAGAAGGGAAACCTGATCCTTGTCCGCTCCACACCGAATGGCTGAGAGAGCTTAAAGTGATATAG